The window CCGACCGCCGTCCCGAGCAGCACACCCACGAAGCAGTAGAGGACGTTCTGGACCAGGAAGGCGGTCGAGAAGCCCAGCGCGAGGTTGTCGAGAAGTTCCATGCCTCAATCCGGCGGTCGCGTCAGAACCCGAGCCACGGGCCCCATAGCGGGATCCGCATCTGAAGTCCGACGATGAAGATGAGCGTGCTGGCCAGGGTCAGTCCGGCGGCCACGGCGACGGCCGTGAGCAGCCGTACGCGGGTGCTGGCCAGCGTGGTGAGCAGGGCGGTCACCGCCGCTGTCGGTACGAATCCGAGGCGCCGAACGGTGAACCCGAAGAACAGGACCGCGAGCACGATGACGCCGACCGCACGCCACGGGACCGGTCCGAACGAGATCACCTCGCCGGCGACGAGTCCCTTGACGACGATCGCCAGCCCCAGGGTGGCCACGGTCGCGCCGACCAGCAACGGGAAGGCTCCGGGGCCCATCCGCAGTGGGGTACCCAGCTCGTAGCCGAGCGCCCCCACCACGAACGCGCCACCGATCAGTACGAACACTCCCCC of the Micromonospora sp. NBC_01796 genome contains:
- a CDS encoding tripartite tricarboxylate transporter TctB family protein, which encodes MERRRSFPDVLAGGVFVLIGGAFVVGALGYELGTPLRMGPGAFPLLVGATVATLGLAIVVKGLVAGEVISFGPVPWRAVGVIVLAVLFFGFTVRRLGFVPTAAVTALLTTLASTRVRLLTAVAVAAGLTLASTLIFIVGLQMRIPLWGPWLGF